The following coding sequences are from one Tachysurus vachellii isolate PV-2020 chromosome 7, HZAU_Pvac_v1, whole genome shotgun sequence window:
- the LOC132848845 gene encoding E3 ubiquitin-protein ligase TRIM39-like, with protein sequence MEELPSSEAREDRNSINGDYSSPIYELCCKVCDGVFTDPVTTPCGHNFCKSCLTNCWEERHHCHCPLCKERFTRRPELRINTTLREVADDFKKKNGLEKTEILCDACTGEKFKALKSCLDCGLSFCETHLEPHTHVLRLKKHKLINPVENLEDYICQKHNKLLELFCKEDQICVCQFCTETDHKNHNTVSIEEECRERKTQLVKTQTDLLQMIQDRFKKIQEIKHSVEQTKRSTEKEKADSVEVFTALIHSIERSQAELLEVMEEKQKAAETQAEGFIKELEQEISVLKRRNTKLEQLSQTEEHLHLLQIYSTTCSPIHTKNWTEISINTDESGDTVRTALSQLQQTLNEKFTKTLDDKLKERVSTELKRIQQYAVDVTLDSDTAYPKLMLSADGKQVSLGNKQQKLPNTPRRFKKCPNVLGKQSFSSGRIYYEVQVRGKMAWTLGVARQNVDIKGKIMLNPQNGFWTVGLWNENQYKACADPPVPLTLREKVEVVGVFVDFKEGLVSFYDVKSSSHIYSFTGQTFTENLYPYFSPGLNEGNKNSAPLIISPIFYN encoded by the exons ATGGAAGAATTACCATCGTCAGAAGCAAGAGAAGACAGAAACAGTA TAAATGGTGACTATAGCAGTCCCATATATGAGCTGTGTTGTAAGGTCTGTGATGGTGTGTTCACTGACCCAGTCACCACTCCATGTGGACATAACTTCTGTAAGAGCTGCCTTACAAATTGCTGGGAGGAGCGTCATCACTGTCATTGTCCATTATGTAAAGAAAGATTCACCAGGAGACCTGAACTGAGAATTAATACAACACTGAGAGAGGTTGCAGATGacttcaagaaaaaaaatggtctTGAAAAAACTGAGATTCTTTGTGATGCCTGCACTGGAGAGAAATTTAAGGCCCTGAAATCCTGTCTGGATTGTGGACTGAGTTTCTGTGAAACTCATTTAGAACCTCATACTCATGTTCTAAGACTTAAGAAGCACAAACTAATAAACcctgtggagaacctggaggactaCATATGCcagaaacataataaacttcTAGAGCTGTTCTGTAAAGAGGATCAGATATGTGTCTGCCAGTTCTGCACTGAGACAGACCACAAGAATCACAACACTGTTTCTATAGAGGAGGAGTGCAGAGAGAGGAAG ACTCAGCTggtaaaaacacagacagatttGCTTCAGATGATTCAGGACAGATTCAAGAAGATTCAAGAAATCAAACACTCAGTAGAGCAAACCAAA agaagcacagagaaagagaaagcagacagtgTTGAAGTCTTCACTGCTCTGATTCACTCCATTGAGAGAAGTCAGGCTGAGCTGCTGGaggtgatggaggagaagcagaaagcagcagagacGCAGGCTGAAGGATTTATTAaagagctggagcaggaaatCAGTGTGCTAAAGAGGAGAAACACTAAGCTGGAGCAACTCTCACAAACTGAGGAGCATCTCCACCTTCTACAG ATTTACTCCACCACGTGCAGCCCTATACACACCAAGAACTGGACTGAGatcagtattaacactgatgaGAGTGGGGACACTGTGAGGAcagctctgtctcagcttcaaCAGACTCTGAATGAGAAATTCACTAAAACACTCGATGACAAGTTAAAGGAAAGAG tttccacagaactgaagaggattcagcagtatgcag tggatgtgactctggattCTGATACAGCTTATCCTAAACTCATGCTGTCTGCTGACGGAAAACAAGTGTCACTTGGAAATAAGCAACAGAAACTCCCCAATACACCACGGAGGTTTAAAAAATGCCCTAATGTTCTTGGAAAGCAGAGTTTCTCCTCAGGGAGAATttattatgaggtgcaggtcagagggAAAATGGCATGGACATTAGGAGTTGCAAGACAGAATGTTGACATCAAAGGGAAGATTATGCTGAATCCTCAGAATGGATTCTGGACTGTGGGGCTGTGGAATGAGAATCAGTATAAGGCTTGTGCTGATCCCCCTGTCcccctcacactgagagagaaggtggaggtggtgggGGTATTTGTGGATTTTAAGGAgggtctggtctccttttatgatgtgaaATCAAGTtctcatatctactctttcactggtcagactttcactgagaaTCTCTATCCATACTTCAGTCCTGGTTTaaatgaaggaaataaaaattcagcacCACTCATCATCTCtcctatattttataattaa